The proteins below are encoded in one region of Poecile atricapillus isolate bPoeAtr1 chromosome 33, bPoeAtr1.hap1, whole genome shotgun sequence:
- the S100A1 gene encoding protein S100-A1 isoform X1 yields the protein MGSQLEGAMETLINVFHHYSGKEGDKYKLSKKELKELLQSELGCFLETQKDAGAVEKIMQDLDENGDGEVDFQEFVVLVAALTVACNTFFWENA from the exons ATGGGATCGCAGCTGGAAGGGGCCATGGAGACCCTGATCAATGTCTTCCACCACTACTCGGGCAAGGAGGGCGACAAGTACAAGCTGAGCAAGAAGGAGctcaaggagctgctgcagagcgaGCTGGGATGTTTCCTGGAG ACCCAGAAGGACGCGGGGGCCGTGGAGAAGATCATGCAGGACCTGGATGAGAACGGCGACGGGGAGGTGGATTTCCAGGAATTCGTGGTCCTGGTGGCCGCCCTGACCGTGGCCTGCAACACCTTCTTCTGGGAGAACGCCTGA
- the S100A1 gene encoding protein S100-A1 isoform X2 gives MEGQEPSGDRARTGTWATQEQRTLCDRVTTSIPQGGVSVHFHIPGLVHNLSGLGTPARAGPCGHRGVRPASGSCWSHGAARRGRGAAAGAQSHRWCPQSHRGVPSPATAAPPIPKDGKGSSRAPAMGWGDKIGPAPAPATGATGLAGSKWSRGVAVAETCSKLCVKLLACPSLLPLWKELLLGMCQPGVLRPGRGLRDTPAVLGFSLGHLGAAVPRSLGLWECAAGASGALGRSGRGSARRSWLCPLCPRLAGSVARVIFGGGLALSQAAAAPVTFPELPSPSGDRDTTRGRQVQAEQEGAQGAAAERAGMFPGDPEGRGGRGEDHAGPG, from the exons aTGGAGGGACAGGAACCATCTGGGGACAGGGCCCGCACAGGGACTTGGGCCACACAGGAGCAGAGGACCCTGTGTGACAGAGTGACCACGTCCATCCCCCAGGGAGGGGTCAGTGTCCACTTCCACATTCCTGGGCTTGTCCACAACCTGTCAGGGTTGGGAACCCCAGCTAGGGCTGGTCCCTGTGGCCACCGCGGTGTCCGGCCCGCCAGTGGCTCCTGCTGGTCCCATGGGGCTGCTCGGAGGGGccgtggggcagcagcaggtgccCAGAGCCACCgctggtgtccccagagccaccgcggtgtccccagcccggccACTGCCGCTCCTCCCATTCCCAAGGATGGAAAAGGCTCTTCCAGAGCCCCGGCGATGGGATGGGGAGACAAGATCGGCCCAGCCCCGGCACCGGCAACTGGAGCAACTGGTTTAGCTGGGTCAAAGTGGAGCAGGGGAGTCGCGGTGGCTGAAACCTGTTCCAAGCTGTGTGTAAAGCTCCTGGCATGTCCCTCGCTGCTCCCGCTTTGGaaagagctgctcctgggaatgTGCCAGCCGGGCGTGCTCCGGCCCGGCCGCGGGCTCCGGGACACCCCGGCAGTGTTGGGGTTCAGCCTGGGGCACCTCGGTGCTGCTGTCCCGAGGAGTTTGGGGCTCTGGGAATGCGCGGCCGGAGCCTCGGGAGCGCTCGGACGCTCCGGCCGGGGCAGCGCCCGGCggtcctggctctgtcccctctgtccccgccTGGCAGGGAGCGTGGCCCgggttatttttgggggtggCCTGGCGCTGTCacaagcagctgctgccccagtGACGTTCCCCGAGCTGCCGAGCCCTtccggggacagggacacaacGA GAGGGCGACAAGTACAAGCTGAGCAAGAAGGAGctcaaggagctgctgcagagcgaGCTGGGATGTTTCCTGGAG ACCCAGAAGGACGCGGGGGCCGTGGAGAAGATCATGCAGGACCTGGATGA